The following proteins come from a genomic window of Aquimarina sp. MAR_2010_214:
- a CDS encoding TonB-dependent receptor domain-containing protein produces MKQNLKALIVVWFSITCTIAQQSKTGNAEVTGKVIENITNEALPFASVVLKDATQQLVEGVITNEEGVYIIMDIPVGKYNLEVTYTGFQAHSEPLEVNESRQKINLKPILLLEETVSLDEVKITTEVSQVSLRLDKKVFKVGKDILSQSGSVTDVLGNVPSVAVDPSGTVQLRGNANVTILINGRRSGLTSAQALEQIPSDNVDRVEVITTPSARYDASGSAGIINIILKKNTKGGLTGQLRGVVGTPDDYRLYGSFSYKAEKFNFFANAGIRYTDYEGEYTKQQMSTRNNTTVHLDQREDQDRHDDGKLIYVGADYYLNKNNAITAAFYRNQTEDTDETMLSYGYTSTTTAIDSILTTLGNSKEKRSYNQLEMNYTKTFAKEGRKLTFDLQYDFWDSTKKWGVRTQKITPTITPISNLRTKSTNKNNDIVLQSDFVTPFGENTKLEIGAKFENRHVTDGFIAEEFVNDNYQLLDNLDNEIKYDERIIGGYVQYGSKIGKFSYLLGLRIEDTNINIKDEEGTFNNTNTFTNLFPTLNLGYAIGEKTNFQVSYSKRINRPSLWQLNPFSELEDFNSRFFGNPTLKSAFTDVVEVSLLQKGTKFTINPSIYYSYTTDDTQWYTTQNDDGVFVSTIINLDLEERYGFELSASYNPLKWLSFNGDFNAYRFDQEGTAGTQELDFSDETWQTSLSTRLKLKHGISIQSRFNYQGERGNAQYKRKSISYLNLGASKKLFKNKANLIFNVSNVFDSRKTREEITGTDFFVNQVRSRNGARWSLSFVYKFNGKSDHKTRRVQRSNRN; encoded by the coding sequence ATGAAACAAAATTTAAAAGCCTTAATAGTAGTGTGGTTTTCAATAACCTGTACTATAGCACAACAATCAAAAACCGGAAATGCAGAAGTTACCGGAAAAGTAATAGAGAATATTACAAACGAAGCTTTACCATTTGCATCAGTAGTTTTAAAAGATGCAACACAGCAATTAGTTGAAGGAGTAATTACTAATGAGGAAGGAGTGTATATTATTATGGATATTCCTGTCGGAAAGTATAACTTAGAAGTAACATATACTGGGTTTCAGGCACACTCAGAACCATTAGAGGTCAACGAGTCTCGTCAAAAAATAAATCTAAAACCTATCCTGTTATTAGAAGAAACTGTTTCACTTGATGAAGTAAAGATTACTACCGAGGTATCACAAGTTTCTTTACGTTTAGACAAAAAGGTATTTAAAGTAGGTAAAGATATATTATCACAAAGCGGTTCGGTTACAGATGTATTAGGTAATGTACCATCGGTTGCAGTAGATCCATCAGGAACGGTACAATTAAGAGGTAATGCCAATGTTACTATTTTAATTAATGGTAGACGTTCTGGCTTAACATCTGCCCAGGCATTAGAACAAATTCCATCTGATAATGTAGATCGGGTAGAGGTAATCACTACTCCTTCTGCAAGATATGACGCTTCAGGATCTGCAGGGATCATTAATATTATTCTTAAGAAGAATACCAAAGGAGGACTAACAGGGCAATTAAGAGGAGTTGTAGGAACTCCGGATGATTATAGATTATACGGGAGTTTTAGTTATAAGGCAGAAAAATTCAACTTTTTTGCTAATGCAGGAATACGATATACAGATTATGAAGGAGAATATACTAAACAACAAATGTCTACCAGAAATAATACCACTGTACATTTAGACCAACGTGAAGATCAGGACAGACATGATGATGGGAAACTAATTTATGTTGGTGCAGACTATTATCTTAATAAAAATAATGCTATCACAGCAGCGTTTTATAGAAACCAGACAGAAGATACTGATGAAACAATGCTTTCTTATGGATATACTTCTACTACTACGGCTATTGATAGCATATTAACAACTTTAGGAAATTCTAAAGAAAAAAGGTCTTATAACCAGCTTGAAATGAATTATACCAAAACTTTTGCAAAAGAAGGGCGTAAATTGACTTTCGATTTGCAATATGATTTTTGGGATAGTACAAAAAAGTGGGGTGTACGCACTCAAAAAATAACGCCTACAATTACTCCAATATCAAATTTAAGAACAAAATCTACAAACAAGAATAATGATATTGTTTTACAATCTGATTTTGTGACTCCTTTTGGAGAAAATACAAAACTGGAAATCGGAGCTAAGTTTGAAAATAGGCATGTAACCGATGGGTTTATTGCCGAAGAGTTTGTAAATGATAACTATCAACTGTTAGATAACCTGGATAATGAGATTAAATATGACGAACGAATTATTGGAGGATATGTTCAATACGGAAGTAAGATAGGTAAGTTTAGTTATTTACTTGGGTTACGAATTGAAGATACTAATATCAACATCAAAGATGAGGAAGGTACTTTTAATAACACTAATACCTTTACGAATCTATTTCCTACGTTAAACTTAGGGTATGCTATTGGTGAAAAAACAAATTTTCAAGTAAGTTATAGCAAAAGAATAAACAGACCTTCATTATGGCAATTAAATCCATTTTCTGAACTTGAAGATTTTAACTCCCGGTTTTTTGGTAATCCAACATTGAAATCTGCATTTACCGATGTTGTAGAGGTATCACTTTTACAAAAAGGAACAAAATTCACAATAAATCCAAGTATATATTATTCCTATACTACAGATGATACCCAGTGGTATACTACTCAGAATGATGATGGTGTTTTTGTAAGTACAATTATCAATTTAGATTTAGAAGAACGATATGGTTTTGAACTTTCAGCTTCTTATAATCCACTAAAATGGCTTAGTTTTAATGGAGATTTTAACGCCTATCGTTTTGACCAGGAAGGTACCGCCGGGACACAAGAACTAGATTTCTCTGATGAAACATGGCAAACTTCTTTAAGTACTAGATTAAAGCTTAAACATGGTATTTCAATTCAAAGTAGGTTTAATTACCAGGGAGAAAGAGGTAATGCTCAATACAAAAGAAAATCAATTTCATATTTGAACTTAGGAGCCAGTAAAAAGTTATTTAAAAATAAGGCGAATCTGATATTTAATGTTAGTAATGTTTTTGATAGTCGTAAAACTCGAGAAGAGATAACGGGTACAGATTTTTTTGTAAACCAAGTAAGAAGTCGTAATGGTGCAAGATGGTCATTGAGTTTTGTATACAAATTTAATGGGAAATCAGACCACAAAACCAGACGAGTACAACGAAGTAATAGAAACTAG
- a CDS encoding LytTR family DNA-binding domain-containing protein — MIKYLIIDDEHIAHDIIKGYCDLLPNMKLMKNCYDALEAFEYLNKHKVDLIFLDLNMPKLKGFEFLKTLPSPPIVIVTTAYKEHALEGYELNIADYLLKPFGFERFLKAINKAVSSSPAVQLPTKVVGDSTTAKTIFLHSNKKYIQVVIDTIQYIEAAGNYAKVITTTETITVREKISDLLELLPKDYFLQVHKSFAVATKHIKSIEGNRIGIGDHIIPIGKIYKTNIIQLLK, encoded by the coding sequence ATGATCAAATACTTAATTATTGATGATGAACATATAGCTCATGATATTATTAAAGGGTATTGCGATTTATTACCCAATATGAAATTGATGAAGAATTGCTATGATGCATTAGAAGCATTTGAATATTTAAATAAACACAAGGTAGATTTAATTTTTCTGGATCTCAATATGCCAAAATTAAAAGGTTTTGAGTTCTTAAAAACGTTACCTTCTCCTCCTATAGTTATTGTAACTACAGCTTATAAAGAACATGCTCTAGAAGGTTATGAACTTAATATTGCTGATTATCTCTTAAAGCCTTTTGGGTTCGAACGTTTTCTAAAAGCAATAAACAAGGCAGTAAGTTCATCACCTGCAGTGCAGCTCCCAACTAAAGTAGTTGGAGATAGCACTACGGCAAAAACTATTTTTCTTCACAGTAACAAAAAATATATCCAAGTAGTTATCGATACTATCCAATATATCGAAGCGGCAGGAAATTATGCTAAAGTAATTACAACAACAGAAACCATAACGGTTAGGGAGAAAATATCTGACCTCTTAGAATTACTTCCAAAAGATTACTTTTTACAGGTTCATAAATCATTTGCAGTGGCGACAAAACATATTAAAAGTATTGAAGGAAACAGAATAGGTATCGGAGATCATATTATCCCTATCGGGAAAATCTATAAAACAAATATTATCCAGTTATTGAAGTAA
- a CDS encoding sensor histidine kinase: MISIFLWFGGVICMASGIEFTGTLFVFLAVSSIGYLLFFWFFNRKKQRNSSRLWSKKEIRITTTLTGLLCFIGILESYPNHPEFTSVFVLLFIYILIFSAVLIWNYYLKKKGVPTISKSVIQKLIFWSFVIGGGRTLILLEEYENNDALIIIVFIYFPLIFFLIVHWIFKQIKSILTLKNEKAKTELLHLKSQVNPHFFFNMLNNLYGWVDKDSKKAKELILKLSDMMRYSIYDGQKDVVTLEEEVAYLKNYIELHKMRYHKAISINFNLQIENEGYKVMPLLFIILLENAFKHGVENLRENAYVHVDMIARENEIHFEVENNFDPSENTEQPGIGLNNLERRLELVYPNKHSLSYTITEDVYKAQLILNQL, from the coding sequence ATGATATCCATTTTTTTATGGTTTGGTGGGGTGATTTGTATGGCTTCGGGTATCGAATTTACAGGTACCTTATTTGTTTTTTTGGCAGTTAGTAGTATTGGATATTTACTATTTTTCTGGTTCTTCAACAGAAAAAAACAAAGAAATTCCTCTCGACTATGGTCAAAAAAGGAAATTAGAATAACCACGACTTTAACGGGGTTACTATGTTTTATCGGAATATTAGAATCTTATCCAAATCATCCTGAGTTTACTTCTGTTTTTGTCTTATTGTTTATTTATATTTTAATCTTTAGTGCTGTGCTTATCTGGAATTACTACCTCAAGAAAAAAGGAGTCCCCACTATTTCCAAATCAGTGATACAAAAACTAATCTTTTGGTCTTTTGTAATAGGCGGAGGAAGGACTTTGATACTATTAGAAGAATATGAGAATAATGACGCATTGATTATTATCGTTTTTATTTATTTTCCGTTGATTTTTTTTTTAATAGTTCATTGGATTTTCAAACAAATAAAATCAATTTTAACTTTAAAAAATGAAAAAGCAAAAACCGAATTATTGCATTTAAAAAGCCAGGTAAATCCTCATTTCTTTTTTAATATGCTTAATAATTTATACGGTTGGGTAGATAAAGATTCAAAGAAAGCAAAAGAGTTGATTCTTAAGCTTTCTGATATGATGCGATATAGTATATATGATGGACAGAAAGATGTAGTTACACTAGAGGAAGAGGTGGCCTACCTAAAAAATTATATTGAGCTGCATAAGATGCGCTATCATAAAGCTATATCCATAAATTTTAATCTTCAAATTGAAAATGAAGGATATAAGGTAATGCCTTTGCTTTTTATTATACTTTTAGAGAATGCTTTCAAGCACGGTGTAGAAAATTTAAGAGAGAATGCTTATGTTCATGTTGATATGATTGCCAGAGAAAATGAAATACATTTTGAAGTTGAAAATAATTTTGATCCTTCAGAAAACACAGAACAGCCTGGAATTGGTTTAAATAATCTGGAGCGAAGACTTGAACTGGTGTATCCTAATAAGCATTCGTTATCTTATACCATTACTGAAGATGTTTATAAAGCGCAACTAATATTAAATCAATTATGA
- a CDS encoding ABC transporter ATP-binding protein — protein MELVIKNLTKTYKNGVKAINNLSLEIGTGMFGLLGPNGAGKSTLMRTIATLQEADEGTITFGDLDVLTQKNEVRKILGYLPQEFGVYPKVSAEVLLNHLAVLKGLTHTKERKEVVKALLHKTNLYEHRKKNMGGYSGGMKQRFGIAQALLSNPKLIIVDEPTAGLDPAERNRFYNLLSELGENTVVILSTHIVDDVKELCTNMAIVNRGEVLLKGNPVKAIEQLKDKVYKKTIDKNELDNYKQHHVVIAEKFLLGKPVIHILSENNPGDGFIPIQADLEDVYFSQIFGRDQHQNALS, from the coding sequence ATGGAATTAGTCATTAAAAACTTAACAAAGACATATAAAAACGGAGTGAAGGCCATTAACAATCTAAGTCTTGAAATTGGAACAGGAATGTTTGGATTATTAGGGCCTAATGGTGCCGGAAAATCTACATTGATGCGGACTATTGCTACGCTACAAGAAGCGGATGAAGGTACAATCACTTTTGGAGATCTGGATGTATTAACTCAAAAAAATGAAGTAAGAAAAATTTTGGGATACTTACCACAAGAATTTGGTGTATACCCTAAAGTATCTGCAGAAGTATTACTGAATCATTTGGCTGTACTTAAAGGATTGACACATACAAAAGAAAGAAAAGAAGTTGTTAAGGCACTTTTACATAAAACAAATTTATATGAACATAGAAAGAAGAATATGGGAGGGTATTCTGGCGGAATGAAGCAACGTTTTGGTATAGCACAAGCATTACTTTCTAATCCAAAACTCATTATCGTAGATGAACCTACTGCAGGTCTCGATCCTGCAGAAAGAAACCGGTTTTATAATCTACTAAGCGAACTGGGTGAAAATACCGTAGTCATTCTCTCTACTCATATTGTTGATGATGTTAAAGAGTTATGTACTAATATGGCCATTGTTAATCGGGGAGAAGTACTTCTGAAAGGAAATCCGGTTAAAGCTATCGAGCAATTGAAGGATAAGGTGTATAAAAAGACAATTGATAAAAATGAATTAGATAACTACAAACAACATCATGTCGTAATTGCCGAGAAATTTCTACTGGGTAAACCTGTTATTCATATTCTTAGTGAAAACAATCCGGGAGATGGATTTATACCGATTCAGGCAGATTTAGAAGATGTGTATTTCTCACAAATTTTTGGTAGAGATCAACATCAGAATGCATTGTCATAA